The sequence below is a genomic window from Anopheles cruzii chromosome 3, idAnoCruzAS_RS32_06, whole genome shotgun sequence.
TGTTAGTACACAGAGTGTAAGATTCCCGTCGGCAGCCTCGGCCTTGTTTAGCCTGCTAAGAGGTTCGCAGCTCACCAGGTTCCGTCAACTGCTTCTGCGGCTGAGTGGCATTCCCTCGCCATTGATTAGTGCTATTTTCGTTTGCTCggtccattttttatttgggTAAGTTTGGTGTCACAACCCTTCCCTGCATTGCGTGCGCGCTCTGTCGCCTTTCCGTACGCTTTTCTTGGACCTTGCATCCCTTTCGCTCCAGCTCCTGTTGTTTTGGCAGCATCCGTAGTTGCCAAGCGACGAACCATTCAGCTGATTGCCCCGCACAGCCCCTAGTTACGACTGTCTTCGAAAGAGGAAGgattgtttattcattttcttGCCCAGGAGGCCTCTTTTTGTAGCATTTCGAGCGCAACTTTTCGTTACGGTGTTCGGTGTTGGGTGCTCGGATTGTTTTCTATTATGTCCGGATCGACATCCACAAACGAGCAGCAAGACCAGGAAACACCACAACAaacccagcaacagcaggccCAAGAtgaaacgcaacaacaacagcaacaacaacagcaacaacaagaacCAAATTGTCCGCCGCAACATCCGAAATGGACTTGCGAGTACTGTACTTACGAGAACTATCCCTTGTCACTCAAATGCACCATGTGTAAAGCGCCAAAACCTCTTCTCAACGAAGACATTTTTCGGTAAGTTAACCGTTTCGACCGTCGTTAACATTTCGCGTGCCAAGTTAACCGTTTTCTTGTCTCTCCAGACTTAGCCCCACGCAACAACTGTGCGCAACGAATCGTTCGAACCCGAATCTAGTGAGCGATGCGGTAACAACGGGTGCCGTGGCGCCGCTGTTGGCGACACAATCAACGTTCGCATCGCCGATCGAATTTGAATCTAATCAAACCCGATGGTCATGCAGTGGTTGTACCTATCTAAATCCTCCCCACTCCCGACGCTGCTTGCAGTGTAGCACACGGAAGGAGGACCCTACCGCGATTCTAGCAAATGCACCCCTCGCCACTATGCCGCGTCAACCCAAGGTCTCGCCACCGAAAGTGATAACCGATTATGTGCGCATCAGTGAACAGCTTAACGCGATGAACATAAGCCGATGCAGTGGTTCCGATGATCCTGTCGTACCACCAGACATGCCGGCCGGGGGTCCGGGTAAGCGACGAAACAATTCCCCCTCGAAGACGACGGCGTACGGTACGAGCTCTTCGTGCCGGATAccggcggaaaaagaaacggataCGAGCGGAAAAAGTGGTGCCGGCCTCAAGCACGGATCGTCGACACCCTCGACACCGGTGACCTGCTCGCCCGTTAACGGCGGTGGCAAATGGTTCTGCGCGGCGTGCACCTACGAAAATTGGCCCAAATCGCTCAAATGCTCGATGTGTCTGCATCCCCGTGATACGGTGGCAACCGGGGGCGGAGGAAAGAGCAATCTGGCAGCCGCGGCCAAAGTATCGCCCGAACACGACGAGAACAGCGTGGCCAGCAGTATCATTGTGAACAATAAGCGCAATCAGCAGTTTGTAGCGCACGCAGATGGAATCAACAACATGGACGTGTACCAGCAGGAGCGCCATCTGCGACTGTTGCGCCGCCAACCGGACTGGGATTGGCTGAATGCGTGCATAGGCATCGCGGAGAACAACATCGGAGCAGTGGAGGCTTATCTAGACTGCGGTGGTGACCCCAGCCGCGCTCTAACACCGGCCGAAGTGAACCTTCTTAGTCAGAATAACTGTGCTTTCGATGTGGGCCATACACTTATTCATCTGGCCATTCGCTTCCATCGTGACGAAATGTTGCCCCTCCTGCTGGCGCaaatttccggttccgggcccggCATCAAGCGGGTTCCGTCGTACGTGGCGCCCGATCTAGCGAGCGACATTCGGCGACACTTTGCACAATCGCTCCGGATACGGAAGGCATCGTTCAATTGCCAGTACGTGAATGAACATGCCACGTTTTCGCTTCCGGCCGACATCGAGGAGCTGCCGCTCGCCCTGCAGGAGCAGCTGTACGAGGAGCTGCTCGATAAGGATGCCCAAAAGCAACTGGAAATGCCACCACCGGCCCTGAACTGGTCGCTGGAGGTCACCGATCGGCTCGGGTCACGCTTGATGGTGCTGTGGAATCGAAGTGCCGGTGACTGTTTGCTGGATTCGGTCATGCAAGCAACCTGGGGTGTTTTCGATCGGGACAATATGCTGCGCCGAGCGCTTGCCGACAGCTTGCATCAGTGTGGTCATATGTAAGGGAAATATCATCTTCCATACTTTCAGCGGTATTTTTAAGCGTCCGTATCTTTTGTCCGCTTTTCATTGGCAGCTTCCTTCCACGATGGAAAGAGAACGAGCAGTTTCAGGCGGCCATGCTGCAGTACACACTGGCCGAACGGCAGCTGGAGGAAGACTGGAGTACACTCCTGTCGCTCGCCAGCCACCCGGGCTCGTCGCTCGAACAGCTACACATCTTCGCACTGGCCCACATCATGCGCCGTCCGATCATCGTGTACGGCGTGAAGTACGTGAAGAGCTTTCGCGGGGAAGACATTGGCTTTGCCCGCTTCGAAGGTGTCTATCTGCCGCTGCTGTGGGAGCAAAGCTTTTGCATTACGTCCCCAATCGCCCTCGGCTACACCAGGGGACACTTTAGTGCGCTCGTTCCGACGGAACCGTACTCGCGTATCGATGCCACGCGGGACGAACGCGAAGACATCACCTTTCTGCCACTGATGGACAGCGAGATGAAGCTTTTACCGGTTCATTTCTTAGGCAAGAACGAAGTAAGACCACAAATTCGGTGCCACTCTGAATTGCGTCAATCCAGCCAACTAATGCTTCCTATTTTGGTTTCAGATTGGCCGCGAAGAGATTTTGATCCGACAGTGGCTGGAAGTATGCGAAACCGAAGGAGGGCTGCTGGTTGCACAGCAGAAGCTACACAAACGTCCACTGTTAGTCGCTCAAATGCTCGAAGAATGGCTAAACCACTATCGACGGATAGCGTAAGTGGCGTGAAGGGTACCGTAACTTTATACCGATAAATTGATCaaccttttttcggttccagAATTTCTAGGctgttttaaaataca
It includes:
- the LOC128271668 gene encoding ubiquitin thioesterase trabid translates to MSGSTSTNEQQDQETPQQTQQQQAQDETQQQQQQQQQQQEPNCPPQHPKWTCEYCTYENYPLSLKCTMCKAPKPLLNEDIFRLSPTQQLCATNRSNPNLVSDAVTTGAVAPLLATQSTFASPIEFESNQTRWSCSGCTYLNPPHSRRCLQCSTRKEDPTAILANAPLATMPRQPKVSPPKVITDYVRISEQLNAMNISRCSGSDDPVVPPDMPAGGPGKRRNNSPSKTTAYGTSSSCRIPAEKETDTSGKSGAGLKHGSSTPSTPVTCSPVNGGGKWFCAACTYENWPKSLKCSMCLHPRDTVATGGGGKSNLAAAAKVSPEHDENSVASSIIVNNKRNQQFVAHADGINNMDVYQQERHLRLLRRQPDWDWLNACIGIAENNIGAVEAYLDCGGDPSRALTPAEVNLLSQNNCAFDVGHTLIHLAIRFHRDEMLPLLLAQISGSGPGIKRVPSYVAPDLASDIRRHFAQSLRIRKASFNCQYVNEHATFSLPADIEELPLALQEQLYEELLDKDAQKQLEMPPPALNWSLEVTDRLGSRLMVLWNRSAGDCLLDSVMQATWGVFDRDNMLRRALADSLHQCGHIFLPRWKENEQFQAAMLQYTLAERQLEEDWSTLLSLASHPGSSLEQLHIFALAHIMRRPIIVYGVKYVKSFRGEDIGFARFEGVYLPLLWEQSFCITSPIALGYTRGHFSALVPTEPYSRIDATRDEREDITFLPLMDSEMKLLPVHFLGKNEIGREEILIRQWLEVCETEGGLLVAQQKLHKRPLLVAQMLEEWLNHYRRIAISRLF